The following are encoded in a window of Panicum virgatum strain AP13 chromosome 5N, P.virgatum_v5, whole genome shotgun sequence genomic DNA:
- the LOC120674358 gene encoding uncharacterized protein LOC120674358 isoform X1 — MEKKKKKLPLCLDSLPAMRALVVLAIVLLAITTPCSDVQAAAHDDDDGTDLCVHSDDATVAHPDGSRGGRWPPAPFGNPARGYDVPPPPQQQQRGRRLLHRAGGRSGAGAGRDE; from the exons atggagaagaagaagaagaagctcccctTGTGCCTCGACTCCCTCCCGGCGATGCGCGCGCTGGTGGTGCTAGCGATCGTACTGCTGGCCATCACCACCCCTTGCTCCGATGTTCAAGCAGCAGCCCACG ATGATGACGATGGAACTGACTTGTGCGTGCACTCAGATGATGCAACTGTGGCTCATCCCGACGGATCCCGTGGTGgccggtggccgccggcgccgttcgGCAACCCCGCGCGCGGGTAcgacgttccgccgccgccgcagcagcagcagcgggggcgccgcctcctgcaccgCGCCGGCGGGAGGTCGGGCGCCGGAGCTGGTAGGGACGAGTAA
- the LOC120674358 gene encoding uncharacterized protein LOC120674358 isoform X2 — MEKKKKKLPLCLDSLPAMRALVVLAIVLLAITTPCSDVQAAAHDDATVAHPDGSRGGRWPPAPFGNPARGYDVPPPPQQQQRGRRLLHRAGGRSGAGAGRDE, encoded by the exons atggagaagaagaagaagaagctcccctTGTGCCTCGACTCCCTCCCGGCGATGCGCGCGCTGGTGGTGCTAGCGATCGTACTGCTGGCCATCACCACCCCTTGCTCCGATGTTCAAGCAGCAGCCCACG ATGATGCAACTGTGGCTCATCCCGACGGATCCCGTGGTGgccggtggccgccggcgccgttcgGCAACCCCGCGCGCGGGTAcgacgttccgccgccgccgcagcagcagcagcgggggcgccgcctcctgcaccgCGCCGGCGGGAGGTCGGGCGCCGGAGCTGGTAGGGACGAGTAA